The following proteins are encoded in a genomic region of Gossypium hirsutum isolate 1008001.06 chromosome D05, Gossypium_hirsutum_v2.1, whole genome shotgun sequence:
- the LOC107905606 gene encoding probable isoaspartyl peptidase/L-asparaginase 2, whose protein sequence is MGAWAIAVHGGAGVDPNLPKERQDEAKRLLTRCLDIGISALRSNVPAIDVVELVVRELETDPLFNSGRGSALTEKGTVEMEASIMDGPKRRCGAVSGLTTVKNPISLARLVMEKSPHSYLTTPGAEEFAKKQGVEMVDNDYFITEDNVGMLKLAKEANSILFDYRIPTVGTCGAAVDSHLQMNGLPISVYAPETVGCVVVDKEGRCAAGTSTGGLMNKMSGRIGDSPIIGAGTYACELCGVSCTGEGEAIIRSTLARDVAAVMEYKGLNLHEAVDYVIKNRLDEGKAGLIAVSKNGEVACGFNTTGMFRGCDTEGGFMEVGVW, encoded by the exons ATGGGAGCCTGGGCTATCGCTGTTCATGGTGGCGCTGGTGTCGACCCTAATCTCCCTAAGGAAAGACAAGACGAGGCTAAGAGACTCCTCACTCGTTGCCTTGATATTGGCATCTCTGCTCTCCGCTCTAATGTCCCCGCCATTGACGTCGTTGAACTTGTT GTGAGAGAACTGGAAACAGACCCGCTGTTCAACTCCGGGCGTGGGTCTGCTCTTACGGAGAAAGGAACAGTGGAAATGGAAGCCAGCATTATGGACGGGCCTAAAAGGAGATGCGGTGCCGTTTCTGGCTTAACCACGGTTAAGAACCCAATCTCCCTCGCCCGACTCGTCATGGAGAAATCACCGCATTCTTATTTGACCACCCCGGGAGCCGAAGAGTTTGCCAAGAAACAG GGCGTGGAGATGGTGGACAATGATTACTTCATCACAGAAGATAACGTGGGGATGCTTAAGTTGGCTAAAGAAGCAAACTCAATCCTG TTTGATTACCGTATCCCGACAGTTGGCACCTGCGGTGCAGCTGTGGACAGCCATTTGCAGATGAACGGGCTCCCGATCAGCGTCTACGCACCGGAGACAGTTGGGTGTGTGGTGGTTGACAAGGAGGGTCGGTGCGCTGCAGGCACTTCAACTGGTGGGCTCATGAACAAGATGTCAGGAAGGATCGGTGACTCGCCCATTATAGGTGCAGGAACCTACGCATGTGAGTTGTGCGGGGTATCGTGCACAGGGGAAGGAGAAGCAATCATCCGAAGCACCCTGGCAAGGGATGTAGCTGCGGTTATGGAGTACAAAGGGTTGAATCTTCATGAGGCAGTGGATTATGTGATAAAGAACAGGTTGGACGAAGGTAAAGCAGGGCTAATTGCTGTGTCGAAGAATGGTGAGGTGGCTTGTGGGTTTAACACCACTGGGATGTTTAGGGGCTGCGACACCGAGGGTGGGTTTATGGAGGTTGGTGTCtggtaa
- the LOC107905607 gene encoding probable carbohydrate esterase At4g34215: MLSFIALALLAHALPIECQNLLKHKLNIIILAGQSNMAGRGGVANETSTGIGTWDGVVPPQCQPNPSIFRLSADLAWVKAREPIHADIDARKTDGVGPGMSFANAVLTKDPNFGVVGLVPCAVGGTTISQWQKGEFLYEQLVKRAEMAQQSGGVYRAMLWYQGEADTVNEEDVELYKGRLKTFFDDLRSDLHAPLLPIFQVILASGEGPYIEEVREAQLNIGLPNVKCVDAKGLPLEPDDLHLTTQAQVRLGEMLADAYLRFKPRSLQSNNVPTPCSNFVPFFVITAQFLWIILTFS, from the exons ATGCTTTCCTTCATTGCCTTGGCTCTTCTGGCTCACGCCTTACCAATCGAATGTCAAAATCTACTTAAACATAAATTGAACATAATTATCCTGGCCGGACAAAGCAACATGGCCGGTCGTGGAGGTGTAGCCAACGAAACATCGACCGGCATTGGGACATGGGACGGTGTTGTTCCTCCACAGTGCCAACCTAACCCTTCCATCTTCCGGCTGAGTGCGGACCTGGCGTGGGTTAAAGCCCGTGAGCCAATCCATGCTGACATTGACGCCAGGAAGACAGATGGGGTTGGACCTGGGATGTCTTTTGCCAATGCGGTGCTGACCAAGGACCCCAACTTTGGGGTGGTGGGGTTGGTGCCTTGTGCGGTTGGAGGGACTACCATAAGCCAATGGCAGAAAGGGGAGTTTCTTTATGAGCAGTTGGTGAAGAGAGCTGAGATGGCGCAGCAGAGCGGAGGAGTTTATAGAGCAATGCTTTGGTATCAAGGCGAGGCCGATACAGTCaatgaagaagatgttgaattGTATAAAGGTAGATTGAAGACATTTTTCGACGATTTACGTTCTGATCTGCACGCACCTTTGCTCCCAATATTCCAG GTGATTCTAGCATCAGGAGAGGGACCTTATATTGAGGAAGTGAGAGAAGCCCAGTTAAATATAGGCCTGCCAAATGTGAAATGCGTGGACGCCAAGGGACTACCATTGGAACCAGATGACCTACATCTTACCACTCAAGCCCAAGTGAGACTCGGGGAGATGTTGGCTGATGCATACCTTCGGTTCAAGCCCAGGTCGTTGCAAAGTAACAATGTCCCAACCCCTTGTTCTAATTTTGTTCCTTTCTTTGTAATAACTGCTCAATTTCTCTGGATCATTCTCACTTTCTCATAG